The sequence below is a genomic window from Micromonospora aurantiaca ATCC 27029.
GATGGACGGCACCGGCAGCCGGGCCAGGCGGTAGGCGAGCATCGGCAGGGCGGGCAGCGCGCCGAACGCGACTGTCGACACCACCGCCGCAGCCGCCGCCGCGCCGATGTCGAAGGCCAGGCTGAGCACCGCGCCGAGGCCGACCGCCGCGCCCACGCCCACCGCGCCGAGGAAGAGCGGCAGGCGGTCGCCGACGGCGAGCGCGGCGATCGCGCCGAAGACCACCACAGCGGTGCCGGCGAGCAGGACGTGCGGACCGGCCAGCTCGCCGAGCGTCCGCTCACCGGCGAGCACCAGCAGGCCGCCGGCGCCCGCGTACCCGATCCCGACCAGGGCCAGCACCGCGCCGGTGCGGCTGTCGCCGGCGGCGCGGGACAGCACCGCGGCGCCGACCAGCAGCGCCACCGCGACCACGAACGCGGCGGCCGCGCCGGGTAGCTGCGGTGGGCCGGTGAGCAGCGTCGCCACCGCGCCCGCGGCGAGCGCCGAGGCGGCCAGCAGGACCGCGAACACCCGTGTGGTGCCGACCTGCCAGGCGCCCGCCCGCTGGGTGGTGGAGGTGGCGACCGCGTCCACCACGTCGTCGAAGACGATCTCGGGGGCGGTCGCGGCACGCGGGTTGAAGTAGAGCACCTCGCCGTCGCGGACGCCGAGCTGCGCGGCGGTCCGGCCGCCGTCGAACGGCTGACCGCCGAGCCGGGACAGGGCCCAGCCGCCGTGCCGCACGCCCTCGTCGGCCAGGTCCTCGCCCGCGTACCGCAGCAGCGTGGGCAGCAGGTCGGCGAGCGGCACGTCGGACGGCAGCGCCAGATCCATCCTGGTACGCGGCGCCACGATGGTGATCCGGCTCAGCCCACCGGTCGCCGTCTTCGTCGCCACAGTGGCCTCCTCGTGCTCGCATACGATCCGCTGGGCCGTCGGCGCCGCCCCCACGGGTCCACGACGCCACCGGGAGATTACCTACGATGGCGGTCGCACAGGTTGCCCACCCGACGCTCACCGGCGGTGGCAGACCACGATCAGGGCCGCTTCTGGGGAGGGGAGAGCCGTGAGTACGGTGGTGTTCCGCCGACTTCCGCGTCAACCGGGGCCCGCGCTGCCGCGCGGCGAGGTGCTGCTGGAGTCCCCGCCCGAGCTGCCGGAGCCGCAGGCCAAGGGCATGGGTCAGGTGCTGATGATCCTGCCGATGCTCTGCGGCGTCGGCGCGATGGCGTTCCTCTACGCCGGCCGGGGCGGCGGCATGATGACGTACGTCGCCGGTGGCCTGTTCGGTGTGTCCATGTTGGGCATGGCGATCGGCACGCTCGGCAACGGCGGCAACGACAAGGCCGAGCTGAACGCCCAGCGGCGCGACTACATGCGCTACCTCGCGCAGATGCGCAAGCGCACCCGGCGGGCGGCCGAGCAGCAGCGCGCCGCGATGACCTGGCGGCACCCGGAGCCGGACGCGCTCTGGTCGATCGCCGCCTCGCGCCGGCTCTGGGAGCGGCGGATCACCGAGGACGACTTCGGCGAGGTACGGATCGCGCTCGGCCCGCAGCGGCTGGCGGTGGAGATCGTGCCGCCGGAGACCAAGCCGGTGGAGGACCTGGAACCGATGAGCGCGATCGCGCTGCGCCGGTTCGTCCGGGCCCACTCCAGCGTGCCGGACCTGCCGACCGCGCTGTCGCTGCGCGCGTTCAGCCGGATCGCGCTGCGCGGCGACCGGGAGCCGGTGCTCGACCTGACCCGGGCCGCGCTGGGCCAGCTCGTCACGTTCCACGCCCCGGAGGACCTCCTGGTGGTCGTGGTCGCCGCGCCGGACCGGCAGGCGGCCTGGGACTGGGTGAAGTGGCTGCCGCACGCCCAGCACCCGGGGCGTACGGACGCGGCCGGCGCGCGCCGGATGGTGTTCGCCGCGCTGGACGAGGCGGAGACCGCGCTGGCCCAGGACCTGGGCGGGCGGCCCCGGTTCTCGCCCGAGGCGAAGCCGCTGACCACCGCGCCGCACGTGGTGGTGGTGCTCGACGGCGGCGAGGTCTCGGCGACCTGCGCGCTGACCGGGCCGGGCCTGCTCGGCACGACCGTGTTCGACCTGTCCGGCGCGGTCCCGCGTGACGCCGGGCGCTGGCTGCTCTGCCTGGACGCCGGGGACGGCACCGGCCTCGACCTGGTCCGCGGCACCGCCACGTCGCGGCTCGGCCGCCCGGACCGGCTCTCCCTGAGCGCGGCCGAGGGGCTGGCCCGGCAGATCGCCCCGTTCCGGCTCTCCCAGCAGCAGGGCGCGAGCACCGAGGAGCCGCTGGCCCGCAGCATGGAGCTGCCCGACCTGCTCGGTGTCGGCGACGCGGCCACGGTGGACACCCGGCAGACCTGGCGTCCGCGCAGCCACCGCGACCGGCTGCGCATCCCGCTCGGCCTGGGACCGGACGGCAACGTGGTGGAGCTGGACTTCAAGGAGTCCGCGCACGAGGGCATGGGCCCGCACGGCCTGGTCATCGGCGCGACCGGTTCCGGCAAGAGCGAGCTGCTGCGGACGGTGGTCGCGGCGCTCGCGGTGACGCACTCGTCGGAGGAACTGAACTTCGTTCTCGTCGACTTCAAGGGCGGCGCCACCTTCGCGTCGCTGGACGCGTTGCCGCACACCAGCGCGGTGATCACCAACCTCTCCGACGAGCTGCCGCTGGTCGACCGCATGCGGGACGCGCTGGCCGGTGAGATGAACCGCCGGCAGGAGGTGCTGCGGGCGGCGGGCAACTACGTCTCGCGGTACGACTACGAGAAGGCGCGGGCCGCCGGTGAGCCGCTGGAGCCGATGCCCAGCCTGCTGATCATCTGTGACGAGTTCTCCGAGCTGCTCGCCGCCAAGCCGGACTTCATCGACCTGTTCGTGATGATCGGCCGCCTCGGCCGGTCGCTCGGCGTGCACCTGCTGCTCGCCTCGCAGCGGCTGGAGGAGGGCAAGCTGCGCGGCCTGGACACGCACCTGTCGTACCGGATCGGTCTGCGCACGTTCTCGGCTGTGGAGAGCCGGATCGTGCTCGGCGTGCCGGACGCGTACGAGCTGCCCAGCGCGCCCGGTCACGGCTACCTGAAGACCGACACCGCGACCATGCTGCGGTTCCGCGCCGCGTACGTGTCCGGCCCGTACCGGGCGCCGGGGCAGGTGCAGCGCTCCACCCGGGCGCAGGTGCAACGCCGGATCGTCCCGTACGGCATCGACTACGTGCCGGTGCCGGCGGCGCCGAGCCCGGCGGAGGCCGCCCCGGAGCCGGAGCAGAGCGGCGACGGCAAGGCCGTGGCGATGCTGGACGTGCTGATCGACCAGCTCAAGGGCCGCGGCAAGCCGGCGCACCAGGTGTGGCTGCCGCCGCTGGCCGAGCCGTCCGGGCTGGCCGAGCTGCTGCCCAAGCTGAGCGTGCACCCGACGTACGGCCTGACCACCGCCGACTGGCCGGGCCGCGGCCGGCTCGCCGTGCCGGTCGGCATCGTGGACCGCCCGTACGAGCAGCGCCGCGACCCGATGATGGTCGACCTGGCCGGGGCCGGCGGCAACGTGGTGATCGTCGGGGCGTCGCTGAGCGGCAAGAGCACCATGCTGCGCTCGATGCTGGCCTCGCTGGCGCTCACCCACACGCCGCGCGAGGTGCAGTTCTTCTGCCTCGACTTCGGCGGTGGCGCGTTGCGCAGCCTGGACGGGCTGCCACACACCTCGGGTGTGGCGGGCCGGCGGGACGTCGAGGCGGTCCGGCGGACGGTGGCCGAGGTGGTCGCCGTGATCGACGAGCGGGAGAACCGGTTCACCCAGCACGGCATCGACTCGGTGGCGAGCTACCGGCGCCGCCGGGCGGCCGGTGAGTTCGCCGACGACCCGTTCGGTGACGTCTTCCTCGTCGTGGACGGCTGGAACACGCTGCGCCAGGAGTACGAGGAGCTGGAGCAGACGATCACCAACCTGGCGAACCGGGGCCTCGGCTTCGGCGTCCACGTGGTGATCACGGCGGTGCGCTGGGCGGAGATCCGGATCAACATGCGGGACCTGCTCGGCACCAAGCTGGAGCTGCGGCTCGGTGACCCGTCGGAGTCGGAGATCGACAGGCGGGCCGCGCAGAACGTGCCGGTGGGCGCGCCCGGTCGCGGTCTGACCCGGGACAAGCTGCACTTCCTGACCGCGATCTCCCGGATCGACGGCAAGCGCGACATCGAGGACCTGACCGAGGCGTCGGTGGCGCTCGCCGGTCACGTCGCGGCGAACTGGCCGGGACAGCCGGCGCCGAAGGTCCGGCTGCTGCCGCGCAAGCTGGCGGTCACCGAGCTGGCGAAGGTGGTCGACCGGTCCGCCCCGGGCATTCCGATCGGCGTCAACGAGTCGGCGCTCGCCCCGGTCTACCTGGACCTGGCGGGCGAGCCGCACCTGACCGTGTTCGGCGACGCCGAGTGCGGCAAGACGAACCTGCTGCGGCTGATCGCCCGGGGGATCGCCGAGCGGTACACCCCGGCCCAGGCGCGGCTGGTCATCGCCGACTACCGGCGTGGTCTGCTGGGCGCGGTCGAGGGTGACCACCTGCTCGACTACGCGCCGTCGAACCAGGTGTTCAGCCAGGGACTCGGCTCGATCCGCAGCGCGTTGCAGAACCGGCTGCCCGGCCCGGACGTTACCACCGCCCAGCTGCGTGACCGGAGCTGGTGGAAGGGTCCGGACCTGTACATCCTGGTGGACGACTACGACCTGGTCGCCTCCGGTGGCAGCAACCCGCTGAGCGCGCTGCACGAGCTGCTGCCGCAGGCGCGGGACATCGGCCTGCACCTGATCATCACGCGCCGGGTCGGCGGTGTGGCCCGTGCGCTGTACGAGCCGGTGCTGCAACGGCTGCGCGAGCTGGACTCGCCCGGCCTGCTGATGTCCGGCAGCCGGGAGGAGGGTGCGGTCTTCGGCAACCTGCGGCCGACGCCGCAGCCGCCGGGCCGGGGCACGCTCGTCCGTCGCCGCGACGGCCAGCAGCTGATCCAGACCGCGTGGACGGAGCCGGCCTGACGGGACGGACGCCGGGCGGCCCGGTCCGGTAGCGTCGGCCCGATCGATCGTCGCGAGTGGAGAGGGGCGCGCACGTGAGCAGCCCGTCGGGTTTCGGTGCGGCCATGGAGGGCCTGCTGCGGCAGGCGCAGGAACAGCAGCGCCGGCTGGCCGATCTCCAGCGGCAGCGCGCCGAGCTGCGGGTGACCGGGGAGAGCCCGGACGGGCTGGTGCGGGTGACTGTCGACGGCGGCATGAAGGTCGGCGACATCGAGCTGAACGCGCGGGCGATGCGGCTGGACAGCTTCTCCCTGTCCGAGGCGATGCAGGCGGCGATCGACGCGGCCTACGCGGCCTTCGAGGAGCGGCAGCGCGAGATGCTGAGCGAGATGCTCGGCGACTCCGAGATGGTCCGCCGTGCGCAGGACGGCACGCTGACCCCGGAGGACTGGTTCCGTCAGTTCGGGGTGGACGTGTCCGACCCGACCCGCAACCTGCGGCGCTGAGCGAGAGGAAGGCCGACGATGCCGAACACGGTCGACGTCGACGCGATCCGGAAGGCGGGCCGGATGCTCGACGCCCCGGACGGCCCGATCCAATACCTCCGCAACGTCGAGACGTTGCTGGGCGAGGTGAAGCTGCCCAGCGGCGCGCTGAGCTGGTTCGGCACCGGCGCGGTCGAGCGGCACAACGCGGCTGTGGACGGGCACCTGGACAACGTCCGCACCGGCGTGGAGCATCTGCGCAAGGCCGCCGCGCAGCTCGAACAGAGCGCGAAGAACTGGGAGAGGTCGGATCAGCCCTGGGTGGTCAAGTGACCGGCCGGGCCCGCCACGGGAAGGACGCCTGATGCCGCCGGAGATCCTCATCGCCAACGCCTCGGGGACGGTGACCGGCACCGTGACGGTCGCCGAGACCACGGCTCCGGTCCGGTCGGCGGCGGCCGTCGCCAAGGGCAACCTGGTCTGGATCGTCGCCTCGGCGGCGTTGATCGGCGCGATCCTCTACCTGGAGTCGTTCGACAACCAGCAGGTCAACGAGTCGATCAAGAAGTGGGACGAGGCGGCCCGCCTGCTCGGCGCGGACCAGTTCGGCGCGGCCATGGCGGCGGTTCCGCCGGACGCGGCGGAGTGGGACTTCGACGACCGGGACGCGTTCGACCTGTTCCTCCGCAAGCTCGGGGCGGAGATCAACTCGTTGGCCGAGGCGTTCGCCGCCAACCGGGACACGCTCACCGCGGCCCGGGACGCGTACAACGACGCGATCTCCGGCCTGGCCCAGGCGCTCATGCCGATCCTGGTCGCGGTGATCGCCTCGATCGCGCTCCAGTTCTTCCCCGCCACCACCGCGCTGGCGCAGGCCATCGGCATCGTCGGTCTGACCGCCACCGCCGCCGTCCTGGTCCTGGTCTTCGGTGAGATCAGCGCGCTGCTGCACGCGCTGCTGGCCGCCTTCCACACCGACAACCGGTTCACCTTCACCGCGGACTCCCGCCCCGGCTGGGCGCCGACCGGCTCGGACCCGGACATCAAGGACATCAAGATCGACTGGGTGCGGGACGCCAAGTTCTACGGGTGACGGGAGCGACGCATGGAAACCCTGCTCTTCTCGTTGTTGCTGTACGTCCTGCTGACCATTCCGGTCTTCGTGGTCCTGATGCTGTTCGCCGCGCTGACCCGCTCGGCGCGGCTGCGGCGGGCCGCCGAGGTGGTGTCGCTGAGCACCTGCGCGGCACTGCTGGTGCTGTCGTTCCAGCGCGCTTTCGAGAAGCCGATGCTGTGGGCCGTGGTGGTGCTGCTGGTCGCGGTGCTGGTCTTCGGCGTGTCGACGATCGTCAAATCCTCGCGCGAGCGGTCGTGACCTCGGCCTCGACCGTCCACCTCGTACTGAGGGCCGCGGATCGCGTCTGTCGACAGTGGGATGTCGGAATACGACCATGGGACGGCAGGGCTGCGCGGGTTGGACATCGTCCGCTACGGTTCGGATGAAGTGTCCGTCGGTGGGGTGTGTACGCCTTGCCGCGGGGGAGGGCGCGGCGGAACCGCCGCCACAAGATGACGGAAGGGTGTGAAGCATGGCGTTCGAGGTCAGTGCAGCGACTCTGCACACCGCCGCGAGTGACGTGCGGTCCACGCGCAGCGACGTCGACGGCGAGCTCAAGAAGCTGTGGAACGTGGTCGACGACCTGGCGATGGCCTGGAAGGGCCAGGCGTCCACGGGCTTCCAGAGCCTGATGACTCGCTGGAACGAGGACACTACGAAGCTGCTGACCGCGATGGACAACATCGCGGACCTGCTCGACAAGTCCGGCACCACGCACCAGGTCAACGACGAAGAGCAGCAGCAGATGCTGGACAAGTTCCACGCTGCTCTCAACCCGTGATCCGCGAAGACAGGCAGAGGAGGAATCGATGAGCATCAAGGTTGATTACGCTGTTCTGGAGAGCAGCAACCAGCAGATGCAGGCCATCTCGCGGACCATCGACGAGAAGCTCGACACGCTGCGGGCGATGCTGACCAAGCTCGAGTGGGAGGGCCAGGACCGGGCCGCCTACCAGCAGCACCAGGCCCAGTGGGACGCCGCCGTGCGGGACATCAACAAGGTCCTGAACGAGATCGGCGGTGCCGTGGGCATCGCGCGCGAGAACTACATGACCACGGAGATGAGCAACTCCAAGGTCTGGGGCAACTGACCCCCGACCGGTCCACAGCGGCTCCGCTCCGGCTCGTGCCGGGCGGAGCCGTCGTGTGTTGTCAGGCGTCCTGCGGGACGTCGCGGCGGCCGGGACGCCACCCGCGCCGCCGTCCGCGTACCAGGATGGGGCGCAACGTCAGCAGGACGCCGGCCAGCAGCGCGCCGACGACAGCGACCCAGATCGCGACGGTGCGCTGCCAGGCCAGCGGGTCGGCGGGCGGCGCCGGTGGCGGCATCGCGCCCAGCGGCGGGTCCTCCCGGGTGCCCAGCAGGCTGGTGACCGCCCGGTACGGGTTGACCATCCCGAAGCCGACCTCGGCGTTGTGCCCGTCGGGCGGGTTGTCGGCGGTACGGGTCAGCCGGTAGGCGACCTCGTCGGCGCTGATGTCCGGGTGTGCGGCCCGCACCAGCGCGGCCACCCCGGAGACGTACGCGGTGGCGAAGCTCGTCCCGCCCTGCGGCTCGGCCCGGTAGCCCGATCCCTGCGGAGCGGGCCCGACGATGTTCAGGCCGGGGCCGGCGATGTCCACATAGTCCCCGCTGACCGAGCTGCCGACGTGCCCGCCCTGCTCGTCGATGCCGGCGACGGCGACGACACCGTCGTACGCCGCCGGATAGGCCGGCCGGTCCTCCCGGTTCTCCTGCCGGTTGCCGGCGGAGGCGACGACTACCACGTCCTTACTGAGCGCGTACTGCACCGCGGACTTCAGCGCCGGGTCGTCGAGCGTGACCAGGGACAGGTTGATCACGTCGGCGTCGTGGTCGACAGCCCAGCGGATCGCCTTGCCGATCTCGGCCGGCACGTCCGGGTCGAAGTTCTCCTTGTTCTCGGCCAGCACCCGCAGCGGCAGGATCTTCGCCTCCGGCGCGATGCCGGTGTAGGGCGAGCCGGTGCCCTCCCGGCCGGCGATGATGCCCGCGACCATGGTGCCGTGGCCGACCAGGTCGCACTGCCCCTTGAGGCGGACGAGCTGGTTGAAGTCCTCACCCGGCAGCACCCGCCCGCGTAGCAGGGGATGGGCGGGCGAGACCCCGGAGTCGATCACCGCGACGGTGACCCCCGCGCCCTTGCCGATCCGCCACGCGGCGGCCGGGTCGAGGCGGCTCAGCGCCCACGGAACCTCGGTGGGCGCGGGGCCGCCGGCCGGGCCGCACTTCGGGGCGGCCTGCGCGGGCGCGGGCACCGCCAGCGCGCCGCCGAGCAGGGCGGTCACCGCCGCTCCGGAGAGGACGGACCTGATCCGGTGTCCGGCCCGGACGCGTCCCGTGGTCGCGCCCGGCCGCAAGCTGTCGCGCACGCGGTGAGATTACCCGCCTCGCCGGCCCGCGCGGGCACACGTGGTGCCGGCCCGGGTCACCCGTCGGCGGCAGCGTCCCCGGCCGACTCGGCGGCGAACAGGGCCAGTAGCGCGCCGACCTGCTGGTCGGCCTCGGCCGGGTGCCGGAAGCGGCCCTTCGGGTTGATCGTGTACTCGTTGCGCCGTCCCACCCGCGTACGACGCAGGTAGCCCCCGGCCTCCAGGTCGGCGACGATGGCCTGGGCCGCCCGTTCGGTCACGCCCACCTCGTCGGCCACGTCCCGCAGCCGGGCGGTGGGGTTGCGCGCGATCGCCAGCAGCACGTGGCCGTGGTTGGTGAGGAAGGTCCAGTTACGGCGGCTCCCGTCCTCAACTGGTGTGGTCGCCATGGTGGTCATGCTATGGCCACGTCCGCCACCTGCCGAATCGGCGCGGTCCGGGGCGGGGCGCCGACGGGAAAGTATGAAATGCGTATCACGAATCTTGACGTGCCCCCAGGTGCGTGTGACCGTGGGTCGCGAGGCCGTTCGGCCTGGTGGTTCCCCAGGTAGACGAGGTGAGGGACATGACGCCGAGCACCCCGGAGCAGGCACTGACCGAACTGCGTGCCGGTAATCACCGGTTCGTCACGGGCGTCCCGCAGCATCCGAATCAGGACGCCGGGCACCGGGCGGCTGTGGCCGACGGCCAGCACCCGTTCGCGGTGATCGTCGGCTGCTCCGACTCGCGGCTCGCCGCCGAGATCATCTTCGACCGCGGTCTCGGTGACCTCTTCGTGGTGCGTACCGCCGGGCACACCGCCGGGCCGGAGGTGCTCGGCAGCGTCGAGTACGCCGTCACCGTGCTGGGCACCCCGCTCGTGGTGGTGCTCGGGCACGACTCCTGCGGCGCGGTCCAGGCCGCCCGGGAGGGGGTCCGGACCGGCGCCGCCCCGGCCGGGCACCTGGGCGCTGTGGTGGACGCGGTCTCGCCGAGCCTGTTGCGCGCCGCCCGCCAGGGGGTCGAGGACCTCGACGGCATCGTCGACGTCCACATCGCGCAGACCGTGGAGACGCTGCTGGCCCGGTCCGCCGTGCTGGCCGAGCGGGTGGCCGCCGGGCGGTGCACGGTGGTGGGCATGTCGTACCGGCTCGCCGGTGGCGAGGTGCGGACCGTGGCGCAGGCCCCGGCCCCGCTGCCCGCCCCGGCCGCGCCCGCCGACCCGGCGCTGGCCGGCTGATACGCACGGACGACGAAGAAGGGGCCGCCCGAGGGCGGCCCCTTCTCGTGGTGTCCGGGTCAGAGCATCGACATGTGGACGTGGTCGGTGTGGTTCGAGGGTCCGCTGTACGAACTCCAGCCGGTGGCCGGGAACCAGATCTGCCGGTTCCAGATGACGTAGTAGATGCCCAGCCGGTCGGCGTTGCGGATGAGGAAGGCGGCCACCTCGTTGCCGTACCGGCGGGTGTCGTTGTTGTGCCAGGGCGCGAAGCCGCTGTTCTGGAGCGACCAGTCGCACGCCTTGCCCTTGGGGTGCTCCCACGGCCCGCCGGGCCGGTAGCAGCCCACGAAGCGCTTGAAGCCCGCGCGCCGGACCTCCTTGTACGCGTGCAGCGTGCGCGGCGTGACGCAGCCCGAGGTGGTCGGGTCGTCCTCGCTGCACGACTCCGCCTTCCACCCGCCGTCGGCGGTGCGGCCGGGGCCGATCTTGGCGACCGGTGAGGTGGCGGAGACCAGGCCGCCGGTGAAGCCGAGACCGCCGACGAGCTTCAGCGCGCGCTCGGCCTGCACCTTCTCGCGCTCCATCGCGTTCTTCTGCTTCTCCTGCTCGCGCACCTCGGCGTCGAGCGCGATCTTGGCCTGCTCGGCGCGGGTCTTGACCGCGTTGATGGCGGCCAGGCGCTGCGCGTTGAGGAGGTTCAGCTCGTCCAGGGCGTTGACCCGGCGGACGAACGAGTCGGGTGAGTTGCTCTCCAGCAGCATGGCCATCGCGCCCATCCGGCCGGTCCGGTAGGACTGGGCAGCGAGCTGGTTGACCTGCGGGCTGAGCGCTTCGAGCTCGGCCTGTGCCGTCTTCACCTCGGCCGCCAGCCGCCGCTGGCGGTCCTGGGACTTGGCGAGCTTCGCCTTGGCCTGGAGGAAGGCCCGGTTGGCGGCGTCGATCGCCTCGGTGATGAGCGGCGGTTCGCCGTCCTCCTCGTGTCCCGAGGGGTTGCCGGGGGCCGCCGCGGTGGGGGCCGCGGTCGCCGGGGTCGGCCCGGCCAGCACGGCCAGCGAGGCCAGCACGGCCACCACGGGTGTCAGCCAGCGGCGCAGGGGTGCCGTCACAGTGTTCCCTTCCGTCGGCCGCCGACCGGGTTAGCTGACGGGTTCGGGACGGAAGTGGCCCCTACCGCTGTCGCGGATTCACCCCATGTACCTGGTTCCCCGGTTCGCCCGCAGGCGATTGGGCGGCGGCACCGCTGGCGCCGGTGCGCGCCTTCGGCGGTGACCGGCAGCGAGGTTACCTGACAGCACTCCTGAGGATCTACGTCCGGAAGCCGACCAATAGCGAGATTTCGCCGTGGCGCACCGTGACCAGCGTCGCGTTTGAAATCGATGGTCACGCTGCGGAGTGTCACCATGCGGCCTCCGTACTCTTCCCGCCGCCCAGGGCCTCCAGCGCGTCGTCGCGTCCGGCCGGCGGCCGGGCCGCGGGTGGCGCCGGCTCCGCGCCGCGCGAGCGCCGCCCGGCGGTGGTCACGATCGCGGCCAGTCCGGTCGTCAGCGGTACGGCGGCGATCAGGCCGAGCGTCGCCACCGCGCTGCGGACGATCTCCTGGGCGAGGAACTCGCTGGTGAGGATCTCACTCACCGGGCGGGAGTCGGCAACCAGGAGGAGCAGCAGCGGCAGCGAGGCGCCCGCGTACGCCAGCACGATGGTGTTGACGGTGGATGCGATGTGGGCCCGGCCGACCCGGGTCGCCGCCCGGTAGAGCTGCCGCCGGGACAGTCCGGGGTTGGCGTGCGCCAGTTCGGTGACGGTGGCCGCCTGGGTGACTGTGACGTCGTCCAGCACGCCCAGCGAGCCGATGATGATGCCGGCCAGCAGCAGCCCGTGCAGGTCCACGTCGCCCTGGAACATGGACAGCGTGGTGGCGTCCTCGCTGCCGAAGCCGGTCAGGTGGGTGGCGGACGTGGCGAGCAGGCCGAGCACGCCGGTGACCACCAGGCTGCCGAGCGTGCCGAGCACCGCGACCGACGTCTGCGCGGTGATCCCGTGGGTCAGGTAGAGCACCACGAACATGATCAACGCGGCGCCCACGATCGCGACCAGCAGCGGCGGCTGGCCGGCGCCGATGCCCGGCAGCACGAAGCCGAGGAGGATGGCGAAGCTGGCCACCAGGCCGCCGAGCGCGGCGAGCCCGCGCCACCGGCCGAACGCCACGATCGCGGCGGCGAACAGCACCATCAGCCAGATCAGCGGCGTGCCGCGCTGGTGCTCGGCGATGTTGTAGGACTTCACCGCCGGGTCGGCCGGGTCGGTCAGCTCGACCAGGACGACCTCGTCTCCGACCGCGACCCGGGGTGCGCCCGGCCCGGCCGGGATCGGCGTCTCGACCTGCCGGCCCGCGTCCGGGCCCTGCTCGGCGGTGACCGTCACCGTGCCGCAGGGGCCACCCCCGCCCTCCGGGGCCTCCGGGGTCGGCGGGCAGGGCTCGGTGACCACCCGGGTCACGGTGCCGTGGTAGCGGGGGACGTCAGCGCCGCCGACCGGCTCCCGGT
It includes:
- a CDS encoding YibE/F family protein, with the translated sequence MGADHTRPAPAAPPGVRRLLVAVVVPLFALTVIAALVLWPGQDREPVGGADVPRYHGTVTRVVTEPCPPTPEAPEGGGGPCGTVTVTAEQGPDAGRQVETPIPAGPGAPRVAVGDEVVLVELTDPADPAVKSYNIAEHQRGTPLIWLMVLFAAAIVAFGRWRGLAALGGLVASFAILLGFVLPGIGAGQPPLLVAIVGAALIMFVVLYLTHGITAQTSVAVLGTLGSLVVTGVLGLLATSATHLTGFGSEDATTLSMFQGDVDLHGLLLAGIIIGSLGVLDDVTVTQAATVTELAHANPGLSRRQLYRAATRVGRAHIASTVNTIVLAYAGASLPLLLLLVADSRPVSEILTSEFLAQEIVRSAVATLGLIAAVPLTTGLAAIVTTAGRRSRGAEPAPPAARPPAGRDDALEALGGGKSTEAAW
- a CDS encoding coiled-coil domain-containing protein; this translates as MTAPLRRWLTPVVAVLASLAVLAGPTPATAAPTAAAPGNPSGHEEDGEPPLITEAIDAANRAFLQAKAKLAKSQDRQRRLAAEVKTAQAELEALSPQVNQLAAQSYRTGRMGAMAMLLESNSPDSFVRRVNALDELNLLNAQRLAAINAVKTRAEQAKIALDAEVREQEKQKNAMEREKVQAERALKLVGGLGFTGGLVSATSPVAKIGPGRTADGGWKAESCSEDDPTTSGCVTPRTLHAYKEVRRAGFKRFVGCYRPGGPWEHPKGKACDWSLQNSGFAPWHNNDTRRYGNEVAAFLIRNADRLGIYYVIWNRQIWFPATGWSSYSGPSNHTDHVHMSML
- a CDS encoding carbonic anhydrase, which gives rise to MTPSTPEQALTELRAGNHRFVTGVPQHPNQDAGHRAAVADGQHPFAVIVGCSDSRLAAEIIFDRGLGDLFVVRTAGHTAGPEVLGSVEYAVTVLGTPLVVVLGHDSCGAVQAAREGVRTGAAPAGHLGAVVDAVSPSLLRAARQGVEDLDGIVDVHIAQTVETLLARSAVLAERVAAGRCTVVGMSYRLAGGEVRTVAQAPAPLPAPAAPADPALAG